From the genome of Scytonema hofmannii PCC 7110, one region includes:
- a CDS encoding MFS transporter translates to MESIPLETAASLAPKIPQIAISELAATPTPSSTAIKKDAIRASLKASTMDSVFAAVFAITTTGILLSHFLVELGASPIIFGLISSIPMVVNIIQPVGAYLSERATSRFRYSLLTHGIARLLWMFLVIGIIVYSLGRINSHQLVVMTLVIVLLTNLLGGLGSASWLSWMAMIVPRKLRGRYFGLRTSAASLTNLICVPLAGLVVSKWPGGTLQGYGIIVFLGIFAGVVSIGCQHFQVDMNPVMQNATVVPQTQAKNVIKPQLERVKIAPNETASQSIINNSNFLMFLFYFSFWMLAFNLSAPYFNLYMLSTLKLDVSLVTLYSSIQAGANLLMLILWGKLSDKVGNRIILISVGILVAIAPLLWLGVEVNFFDIWVWLPLIHILLGGTSAAVDLCNNNMQLSIAPVKQQSVYFAIAAAVGGASGALGTTIGGFIAESTFFGGIPGLFAVSALFRLVALVPLLFVQEQRGLSLAQIIQTLWIFRKKAVQTQ, encoded by the coding sequence ATGGAATCCATTCCATTAGAGACGGCTGCTTCTTTAGCTCCAAAAATCCCTCAAATTGCCATTTCAGAACTAGCTGCAACCCCAACACCTAGTTCTACAGCCATAAAAAAGGATGCTATTCGCGCCAGCCTAAAAGCTTCTACTATGGATTCCGTGTTTGCAGCAGTGTTCGCCATAACCACCACAGGTATTTTATTAAGTCATTTTTTGGTGGAATTAGGTGCTAGCCCAATTATTTTTGGATTGATATCTTCTATTCCAATGGTGGTAAACATCATCCAACCTGTAGGTGCTTACCTTTCAGAACGCGCAACTAGCCGCTTTCGGTATTCCTTATTGACTCATGGTATTGCTCGACTCCTTTGGATGTTTCTCGTCATTGGCATTATCGTCTATAGCTTAGGACGGATTAATTCTCACCAGTTGGTTGTCATGACGTTAGTCATTGTTTTGTTGACCAATCTTTTAGGAGGACTCGGAAGTGCATCTTGGTTGAGTTGGATGGCAATGATAGTTCCCCGAAAATTGCGGGGAAGATACTTTGGATTGAGAACTAGCGCCGCCAGTCTCACTAATTTGATTTGTGTTCCTTTGGCGGGTTTAGTCGTGTCAAAATGGCCGGGAGGAACGCTACAAGGTTATGGAATCATCGTTTTTCTGGGAATTTTTGCTGGGGTTGTCAGCATTGGGTGTCAGCATTTTCAAGTGGATATGAATCCCGTGATGCAAAATGCAACTGTTGTTCCACAAACTCAGGCAAAAAATGTTATTAAACCTCAGTTAGAAAGGGTTAAAATAGCACCTAATGAAACCGCGAGCCAAAGCATTATTAATAATTCTAACTTTTTAATGTTTCTTTTCTATTTCAGTTTCTGGATGTTAGCTTTTAACCTCAGTGCTCCCTATTTCAACCTTTATATGTTAAGCACTTTAAAATTAGATGTTAGCTTGGTAACGCTTTACAGTAGCATTCAAGCTGGAGCCAATTTGCTGATGCTAATTTTATGGGGTAAGCTATCTGATAAAGTCGGCAATCGTATCATATTAATATCGGTAGGGATTTTAGTTGCGATCGCACCATTGCTATGGCTGGGGGTGGAAGTTAATTTTTTTGACATCTGGGTGTGGTTACCACTCATCCATATCTTGCTTGGAGGGACTTCAGCCGCCGTTGACTTGTGTAACAATAATATGCAGTTGAGTATTGCACCAGTCAAACAACAATCTGTCTACTTTGCGATCGCAGCTGCTGTTGGGGGTGCTAGTGGTGCGTTAGGTACTACTATAGGTGGCTTTATTGCAGAGAGTACCTTCTTTGGTGGTATTCCAGGCTTATTTGCCGTTTCTGCCTTATTTAGACTTGTAGCACTTGTCCCACTACTCTTCGTGCAGGAACAAAGAGGGCTATCTTTAGCTCAGATAATTCAAACGTTGTGGATATTCCGCAAAAAAGCAGTTCAGACTCAGTAA
- a CDS encoding ABC transporter substrate-binding protein: MKRSIWKFLGVLIAIALSIIGCEHLPSISTKPTPVTIKLSGWIASPAEQKLLKQVLHEFEAKYPNIKVKHEVINDQYMDVIKTRLVGEAAPDVFYLDAFEAPFLMSQNVLEPLDAYITSEFDLADFEETLLKSFKYENYIYGLPKDYSTLALFYNKKAFATAGLDSPPRTWDELRTYSQKLSVDLNQDSRIDRYGFGEIPELARQAYKIQAFGGQVVDRNGYATFASQAAVEGLQLAVDQYQKDRSSAQKSDVGTNSGGEMFGQGKVAMIVEGSWTIPYLIETFPNLEFATAEVPSINGQKSTMIFTVAYVMNKQSEHKAEAWELISYLTGKEGMAKWTQTGFALPSRKSVAQKLGYDKDQLRSALLAGVDYGMPWQLGKYPAPVMNNFDNQFVSALLGQQPLKQAMQRGQEEANELVKAIAME, from the coding sequence ATGAAAAGAAGTATTTGGAAATTTTTAGGGGTTTTGATTGCGATCGCCCTTTCGATAATTGGGTGCGAGCACTTACCAAGCATTTCCACGAAACCTACCCCAGTAACTATCAAACTCAGTGGTTGGATAGCTAGCCCAGCAGAACAAAAACTTTTGAAACAAGTTCTGCATGAATTCGAGGCAAAGTATCCAAATATCAAAGTGAAACATGAGGTTATTAATGACCAATACATGGATGTGATAAAAACTCGGTTGGTTGGAGAAGCAGCACCCGATGTCTTTTATTTGGATGCTTTTGAAGCTCCTTTCCTTATGAGTCAGAATGTTTTGGAACCACTAGATGCATATATTACCTCCGAATTTGACTTGGCTGATTTTGAGGAAACGCTATTAAAAAGTTTTAAGTATGAAAATTACATATATGGTCTTCCTAAAGATTATTCAACGCTTGCTCTGTTTTATAACAAAAAAGCTTTTGCTACAGCAGGCTTAGATAGCCCCCCAAGGACTTGGGATGAACTCCGCACCTATTCTCAAAAACTTTCTGTAGATCTTAACCAGGATAGCAGAATCGACCGCTATGGCTTCGGTGAAATCCCTGAATTAGCACGTCAAGCTTACAAAATTCAAGCTTTTGGCGGACAAGTTGTAGACCGCAATGGTTATGCAACGTTTGCGAGTCAAGCAGCTGTAGAAGGGTTGCAGTTGGCGGTAGACCAATATCAAAAAGACCGTTCTTCAGCACAAAAGTCTGATGTTGGGACTAACTCTGGTGGTGAAATGTTCGGTCAGGGTAAGGTTGCAATGATTGTTGAAGGGAGTTGGACAATTCCGTATCTGATAGAAACTTTTCCCAATTTAGAGTTTGCTACCGCAGAAGTACCGAGTATTAATGGTCAAAAAAGCACAATGATTTTCACTGTTGCTTATGTGATGAACAAGCAGTCAGAGCACAAAGCTGAAGCTTGGGAATTAATTTCTTATCTTACAGGTAAAGAAGGGATGGCAAAGTGGACGCAAACAGGTTTTGCCTTGCCATCACGTAAATCTGTTGCTCAGAAATTGGGATATGACAAAGACCAGTTGCGGTCTGCACTGTTAGCAGGCGTAGACTACGGTATGCCATGGCAATTGGGTAAATACCCAGCACCTGTGATGAACAATTTTGACAACCAGTTTGTCAGTGCTTTACTCGGACAGCAACCCCTCAAGCAAGCAATGCAGCGAGGACAGGAAGAAGCAAATGAATTGGTGAAAGCGATCGCAATGGAGTGA
- a CDS encoding type II toxin-antitoxin system Phd/YefM family antitoxin, protein MTSQKTYAEACNSFDEIYNEAIKSREPVVVSREGAESVSVIPTSELNSIIETAYLFQSPENAVRLLDALQRVKAKTNKPQTIEELRKELNLYEE, encoded by the coding sequence ATGACTAGTCAAAAAACCTATGCCGAAGCTTGCAACAGCTTTGATGAAATTTACAATGAGGCAATTAAAAGTCGAGAACCTGTAGTTGTTTCTCGTGAAGGTGCTGAAAGCGTATCTGTAATTCCCACTTCAGAGCTTAACAGTATTATAGAAACAGCATACTTGTTCCAGTCACCTGAAAATGCAGTGCGTCTTTTAGATGCTTTGCAACGTGTCAAAGCCAAGACTAATAAACCTCAAACTATAGAGGAGCTTCGTAAGGAGTTAAATTTATACGAAGAATAA
- a CDS encoding Txe/YoeB family addiction module toxin, producing MPENLEAEELSQSETSQKISQQDLVFDKQFLEDLTYWVETNRKIALRVLSLVEEIRRNPFEGTGKPERLKYYDMNIWSRRLTQVDRIVYVVSNNRIEFLQSRYHYGDL from the coding sequence ATGCCAGAAAATTTAGAAGCCGAAGAACTTTCTCAATCTGAAACTTCTCAAAAAATTTCACAACAAGACCTCGTTTTTGACAAGCAGTTTTTGGAAGACCTGACCTATTGGGTAGAGACAAATAGAAAGATTGCACTTCGAGTTTTATCTTTAGTTGAAGAGATAAGACGCAATCCATTTGAAGGAACAGGTAAACCTGAAAGGTTAAAATATTATGATATGAACATATGGTCGCGGCGACTGACTCAAGTAGATCGCATTGTTTATGTAGTTAGTAATAACCGCATTGAGTTCCTTCAATCTCGCTATCATTATGGCGATCTCTAA
- a CDS encoding ScyD/ScyE family protein — protein MRLSLLSQSTISFAILAFGFATAFGTQPVVAASFSVVADKLNNVRGLNFSPDGSLYITESGVGGDGRCIPGPSLEGLDSCVGTTGAVTRVKDGKQERILEGLPSVALRPGGSTGEGPQDIQFDAMGNPYLLIGYGGNPTIKDFPESAPGWGQLYKVDFQTGSLTSIANFAKYELANNADGGNVLDVSGEIASNPYALAIKENTAYVIDAAANNVLTVGLDGSNLKSFVVLPKQKISNPVFPTPRPGQVLPPEAPPSDRIPEEIEIESVPTGASFGPDGALYVSEYTGFPFPVGKARILRVASDGEVTVFAEGFTQLTDLEFDAKGNLYALQYSNVPQWLGTADASLIQIAPDGTRTTLLSGNGLESATALTVGPDGAVYVSNKGDRAGQGQVLRISSTTKVPEPSSATGAVAFAVLGLGCLLQRKRGQGLGVRG, from the coding sequence ATGCGTTTGTCACTTCTATCTCAATCAACTATAAGCTTTGCAATTCTTGCATTCGGTTTTGCTACGGCTTTTGGAACTCAACCTGTAGTAGCTGCTTCATTCAGCGTTGTTGCTGATAAGCTCAATAATGTAAGAGGTCTTAACTTTAGTCCCGATGGCAGTCTTTACATTACAGAGTCAGGTGTGGGAGGGGATGGGAGATGCATTCCTGGACCTAGTTTGGAAGGTCTTGATTCTTGTGTAGGTACAACTGGTGCAGTGACAAGAGTGAAAGATGGTAAACAAGAGCGCATATTGGAAGGTTTACCGTCTGTAGCGTTAAGACCCGGTGGAAGTACGGGAGAAGGTCCTCAAGACATACAATTTGATGCTATGGGAAATCCTTACCTTTTAATTGGGTATGGCGGTAATCCCACCATCAAAGATTTTCCAGAAAGCGCTCCTGGTTGGGGACAACTTTATAAAGTAGATTTTCAAACGGGTTCGCTAACAAGTATTGCTAATTTTGCAAAGTATGAATTGGCTAATAATGCTGATGGGGGAAATGTCCTTGATGTCAGTGGTGAGATAGCTAGTAATCCTTATGCCCTGGCGATAAAGGAGAATACTGCTTATGTGATTGATGCAGCTGCTAATAATGTATTAACTGTAGGGCTTGACGGTAGTAATTTGAAATCTTTTGTTGTACTTCCCAAGCAAAAGATATCCAATCCCGTCTTTCCAACCCCTAGACCGGGACAGGTTTTACCTCCTGAAGCACCTCCAAGCGATCGCATTCCTGAAGAAATCGAGATTGAATCAGTACCGACAGGTGCTTCATTTGGTCCCGATGGTGCTTTGTATGTTAGTGAGTACACGGGTTTTCCTTTTCCAGTAGGAAAAGCACGTATCTTACGAGTCGCATCTGATGGCGAAGTCACGGTTTTTGCCGAAGGTTTTACTCAACTCACGGATTTAGAATTTGATGCTAAAGGTAATCTGTATGCGTTGCAATACTCCAATGTACCTCAGTGGTTGGGTACCGCAGATGCGTCTCTTATCCAAATAGCCCCTGATGGAACTCGTACAACTCTCCTGAGTGGCAATGGGCTAGAGTCAGCAACTGCTCTTACCGTCGGTCCCGATGGCGCAGTTTATGTATCGAATAAGGGCGATCGCGCAGGACAGGGACAAGTTCTAAGGATTAGTTCAACAACAAAAGTTCCTGAACCAAGTTCTGCAACTGGAGCTGTTGCGTTTGCAGTTTTAGGATTGGGTTGTTTGCTACAGCGTAAGAGAGGTCAGGGGTTAGGGGTTAGGGGTTAG
- a CDS encoding CheR family methyltransferase yields MMQEQLEDIEIQLLLEGIYRYYGFDFRNYALASIKRRIWGTIKSEGLTSISGLQEKVLHNPECMERFLFNLSVNVTSMFRDASFFLTLRKKLVPLLRTYPFIRIWHAGCSTGEEVYSMAILLHEEGLYHRCRLYATDINEIVLKQAISGIFSLELMQNYTQNYLQAGGQKSFSEYYTAAYDNAIFSSYLKENMVFSQHNLATDNSFNEFHVILCRNVLIYFNQSLQNRVHNLFYESLNRYGVIGLGRQETLKFTPHEKNYEVLDIDEKIYRRIS; encoded by the coding sequence ATGATGCAGGAGCAACTTGAAGATATAGAAATTCAATTGCTATTAGAAGGTATATATCGTTACTATGGATTTGACTTTAGAAACTATGCTTTAGCTTCTATCAAACGTCGAATTTGGGGAACGATTAAATCTGAAGGATTAACTAGTATCTCTGGATTGCAAGAAAAAGTGCTTCACAATCCCGAATGTATGGAGAGATTCTTATTTAATCTTTCAGTTAACGTGACTAGTATGTTTCGTGATGCTAGTTTTTTTCTTACTTTAAGAAAAAAACTAGTGCCCTTATTACGAACGTATCCTTTTATTCGCATTTGGCATGCTGGATGTTCAACTGGTGAAGAAGTTTATTCTATGGCAATTTTGCTTCATGAGGAAGGGCTGTATCACCGTTGCAGACTGTATGCAACTGATATCAACGAAATTGTTTTAAAACAAGCAATATCTGGAATTTTTTCACTTGAACTCATGCAAAACTATACTCAAAACTATTTGCAGGCAGGTGGTCAAAAATCTTTTTCAGAATATTATACTGCTGCATACGATAATGCTATATTTTCCTCTTATCTCAAAGAAAATATGGTCTTCTCACAACATAACTTGGCTACAGATAATTCTTTTAATGAATTTCATGTCATTCTATGTAGAAATGTATTAATATATTTCAATCAATCTTTACAGAACAGAGTTCATAATCTTTTTTACGAAAGCCTTAATAGATACGGGGTTATAGGTTTGGGGCGTCAAGAAACACTCAAGTTCACACCACACGAAAAAAACTATGAGGTATTAGACATTGATGAAAAGATTTATCGTAGAATTAGTTAG
- a CDS encoding chemotaxis protein CheB translates to MTFKLIVIGASLGGVSALEVLLAGLPKNFPVPVAIVQHRHKDSNDDKLRSALQQYSHLAIAEPQDKEEILPGTVYLAPADYHLQVEGRNNAIPHPYFSLSVDAPVTYARPSIDVLFETAADAYADKVIGVLLTGANHDGTQGLARIRARGGKTVVQEPSTAYCAIMPKAAIAADVVDKSLPLADIAPFLVKICHI, encoded by the coding sequence ATGACCTTTAAACTTATTGTTATTGGAGCATCTTTAGGGGGTGTCAGTGCCCTGGAAGTTTTACTTGCAGGGTTGCCGAAAAATTTTCCAGTTCCTGTAGCTATTGTTCAACATCGTCACAAAGATTCTAATGATGATAAATTGAGATCTGCCTTACAACAATACAGCCACTTGGCGATCGCGGAACCCCAGGATAAGGAAGAGATCTTACCGGGAACTGTGTATTTAGCTCCTGCTGATTATCATTTACAGGTAGAAGGGAGAAATAATGCAATACCTCACCCTTACTTTTCCTTGTCTGTTGATGCTCCAGTGACCTATGCAAGACCATCTATTGATGTCCTCTTTGAAACGGCGGCGGATGCTTACGCTGATAAAGTCATTGGCGTACTCTTGACAGGCGCAAATCATGATGGTACACAAGGACTGGCAAGAATTAGAGCGCGAGGTGGCAAAACAGTGGTGCAAGAACCGTCAACTGCCTATTGTGCAATAATGCCCAAAGCTGCTATAGCGGCTGACGTTGTGGATAAGAGTCTCCCCTTAGCAGATATTGCCCCTTTCTTGGTGAAAATTTGCCATATTTAA
- a CDS encoding response regulator, whose translation MSLEPKVNVLLVDDHPENLLALEAILDSLGQNLIRATSGAEALRHLLNQDFAVILLDVQMPDMDGFETASLIRQRERSRHTPIIFLTAYSTSDTMVYRGYSVGAVDYLFKPIEPEILKYKVSAFVDLFQKSNEVKRQAAQLALMNAELRKREEMFRSLSVCSPVGIFLTDTLGKCTYTNPRYQAIYGMTHEESLGDGWTLAIHPQDRQQVIADWYAVSSKGQEYKGEFRILIPSSIERWVLMSSSPMLSNEKQVIGYVGTVEDITERKKAAEEHIKLIREQTARQEAETANRLKDEFLATLSHELRTPLTSILGWARLLRQRKLDEKAIVRALETIERNAALQAQLIDDILDVSRIIRGKLQLNLARVNLASVVSAVIDSVHLEAETKKIQLEYVVESTHSEAAETRGQEDEENDPVQLAVSLRLALSTSYYVLGDPNRIQQIVWNLMNNALKFTPEGGKIQVRLSMEEGRGGLGIGNNSPSLVPNAQSPTYIQITVSDTGNGISPEFLPYVFDRFRQADGSITRNQGGLGLGLAIVRYLVEMHGGSVRAESPGLGQGATFTVRLPLLEGKDTVKKETGGEMEEKKSSIAPTSPNLESKVNSSDPFHTLSGLQVLVVDDDTDTREYVTTVLQQHGATVTAVASVRQALSTIEKSPPDVLVSDIGMPEEDGYTLIDKLRNLEPEIGGQIPAIALTAYVREQDCYRALEYGFQEYVTKPVEPTHLINSVTKLIQRKS comes from the coding sequence ATGTCATTAGAACCAAAAGTTAATGTTCTGCTGGTGGATGACCATCCAGAAAATCTGCTGGCCTTAGAGGCAATTTTAGACAGCTTAGGGCAAAATCTGATAAGGGCTACATCAGGTGCGGAAGCACTGCGACACCTTCTCAATCAGGATTTTGCCGTCATCTTATTGGATGTGCAGATGCCAGATATGGACGGGTTCGAGACAGCATCGCTTATTCGGCAGAGAGAACGTTCGCGCCATACACCAATTATTTTTCTCACAGCTTATAGCACCAGCGACACTATGGTGTATAGAGGTTACTCTGTTGGTGCAGTGGACTATTTGTTTAAACCTATAGAGCCAGAAATTTTAAAGTATAAGGTATCGGCTTTTGTAGACTTGTTTCAGAAAAGCAATGAGGTGAAGCGACAAGCCGCACAACTGGCACTAATGAATGCTGAACTGAGAAAGCGTGAAGAAATGTTTCGTTCGTTAAGTGTTTGTTCACCTGTAGGAATTTTCTTAACAGATACATTAGGTAAATGCACTTACACTAATCCTCGCTATCAAGCTATCTACGGTATGACGCACGAGGAGAGTTTGGGCGACGGTTGGACGTTGGCAATTCATCCACAGGATCGACAACAAGTTATTGCCGATTGGTATGCTGTATCTAGTAAAGGGCAGGAATATAAAGGAGAGTTTCGCATACTTATCCCTAGCAGTATTGAGCGTTGGGTACTTATGTCTTCATCCCCAATGCTTTCAAACGAAAAACAGGTCATTGGTTATGTTGGTACGGTAGAAGATATTACAGAGCGAAAAAAAGCTGCAGAAGAACACATCAAGCTAATTCGCGAGCAAACAGCAAGACAAGAGGCTGAAACAGCAAATCGCCTGAAAGATGAATTTTTAGCAACCCTTTCCCACGAACTTCGCACGCCACTGACTTCCATACTTGGTTGGGCGAGACTATTGCGCCAGAGAAAATTAGATGAAAAAGCTATAGTTCGTGCATTGGAAACGATTGAACGCAATGCGGCTTTACAAGCGCAACTCATTGATGACATTTTAGATGTTTCGCGAATTATACGCGGTAAGTTGCAATTGAATCTTGCACGAGTCAATTTAGCATCTGTGGTTTCAGCAGTTATAGATAGCGTTCATCTAGAAGCTGAAACTAAAAAGATTCAACTAGAGTATGTTGTTGAATCCACTCATTCAGAAGCAGCAGAAACACGGGGACAAGAAGACGAGGAAAACGATCCAGTACAACTTGCCGTGTCGTTGCGTCTTGCCCTCTCTACTTCCTATTACGTCTTGGGCGATCCCAATCGCATACAGCAAATCGTTTGGAATTTAATGAATAATGCACTCAAATTCACCCCAGAAGGTGGAAAAATTCAGGTCCGATTATCAATGGAAGAGGGAAGAGGAGGATTAGGAATTGGGAATAATTCCCCATCCTTAGTCCCCAATGCCCAATCTCCAACTTATATTCAAATTACGGTTAGTGACACGGGAAATGGTATCAGCCCAGAGTTTTTACCCTATGTCTTCGATCGCTTCCGGCAAGCCGATGGCAGTATCACCAGAAACCAAGGCGGATTGGGACTGGGGCTGGCGATTGTACGTTACCTAGTGGAAATGCATGGGGGAAGCGTTCGTGCAGAAAGTCCGGGATTAGGACAAGGAGCGACTTTTACTGTAAGGTTACCCCTTTTAGAAGGAAAAGACACAGTAAAAAAGGAGACAGGGGGAGAGATGGAGGAAAAAAAGTCTTCCATCGCTCCCACTTCCCCCAACCTAGAATCTAAAGTCAACTCTAGCGACCCTTTCCACACCCTCAGTGGCTTACAGGTGCTTGTCGTTGATGATGATACTGATACCCGAGAGTATGTCACGACAGTATTGCAACAGCATGGTGCTACCGTCACAGCTGTTGCATCGGTTCGTCAAGCACTTTCAACTATTGAGAAATCACCGCCCGATGTATTAGTGAGTGATATTGGAATGCCTGAGGAAGACGGTTACACTCTGATTGACAAGTTAAGAAACTTGGAACCAGAGATAGGAGGACAAATACCAGCGATCGCACTAACAGCGTATGTTAGAGAACAAGACTGCTATCGAGCGTTGGAATACGGTTTTCAAGAGTACGTCACCAAGCCAGTAGAACCAACTCACTTGATTAATTCAGTGACAAAGCTCATTCAACGTAAGAGTTAA
- the ald gene encoding alanine dehydrogenase, whose amino-acid sequence MEIGIPKETKDQEFRVGLSPSSVRVLKENGHNIFVEQGAGVGAGFTDEDYRNAGAAIVSTPDAAWNRELVIKVKEPLSGEYKFLQKGQILFTYLHLAADRKLTEHLIDCGVTAIAYETVEQSGSNKLPLLTPMSVIAGRLAVQFGARFLERASGGRGVLLGGVPGVKPGKVVILGGGVVGTEAAKIAVGMGAAVQIIDVNVERLSYLETLFGSRVELLYSNSAHIESAVKDADLLIGAVLVPGRRAPTLVPRSLVKQMRPGSVIVDVAVDQGGCVETLHSTSHTNPVYLEEGVVHYGVPNMPGAVPWTSTQALNNSTLPYVLQLANLGLEALAKNPALAKGVNVQNHHLVHPAVQEVFPDIVSG is encoded by the coding sequence ATGGAAATTGGCATTCCTAAAGAAACGAAAGACCAAGAGTTTCGAGTCGGGTTGAGTCCTTCTAGTGTTAGAGTCTTGAAGGAAAATGGTCACAACATTTTTGTAGAGCAAGGCGCAGGTGTCGGTGCAGGCTTTACAGATGAGGATTACCGGAACGCAGGTGCAGCAATTGTCTCCACACCAGATGCAGCTTGGAATCGGGAGTTAGTTATCAAAGTCAAAGAACCGCTTTCAGGTGAGTATAAATTCTTACAGAAGGGACAAATTTTATTCACCTATCTGCACCTAGCTGCAGACAGAAAGTTAACCGAACATTTGATAGATTGTGGCGTGACTGCGATCGCCTATGAAACAGTAGAACAGTCAGGTAGCAACAAGCTTCCCTTGCTCACACCCATGAGCGTTATTGCCGGTCGATTAGCCGTACAATTTGGAGCAAGATTCTTAGAGCGAGCCTCAGGTGGTCGAGGAGTTTTGCTAGGAGGTGTGCCTGGAGTTAAACCGGGCAAAGTTGTGATTTTAGGTGGCGGAGTTGTAGGAACAGAAGCCGCTAAGATTGCCGTAGGTATGGGCGCTGCTGTTCAGATTATTGATGTTAACGTCGAACGCCTTTCTTATTTAGAAACTTTGTTTGGTTCTAGAGTCGAACTGCTATACAGTAACTCCGCGCATATTGAAAGTGCAGTTAAAGATGCTGACTTACTTATTGGTGCAGTTTTAGTACCGGGACGTAGAGCACCCACACTCGTACCACGCAGTTTGGTCAAACAGATGCGTCCTGGTTCCGTCATTGTAGACGTTGCTGTTGACCAAGGCGGTTGTGTTGAGACACTGCACTCTACATCCCACACTAACCCAGTCTATTTAGAAGAAGGCGTAGTACACTATGGCGTTCCTAATATGCCAGGAGCCGTGCCTTGGACATCAACACAAGCCCTAAATAACAGTACCCTACCTTATGTATTGCAGTTAGCAAATTTAGGATTAGAAGCACTAGCGAAAAACCCAGCATTAGCAAAAGGTGTGAACGTGCAGAACCACCACTTAGTTCATCCTGCAGTGCAAGAAGTTTTTCCAGATATTGTTAGTGGTTAG
- a CDS encoding chlorophyll a/b-binding protein, whose protein sequence is MTQPQPSVTPKLEEPKFGFNEYAERLNGRAAMIGFVLMVVIEYVTNQGVLSWLGLR, encoded by the coding sequence ATGACACAACCACAACCAAGCGTTACTCCCAAGCTAGAAGAGCCAAAGTTTGGATTTAATGAATATGCCGAGCGTTTGAATGGTCGAGCTGCAATGATTGGCTTTGTCCTTATGGTAGTGATTGAGTATGTTACCAATCAAGGGGTATTATCCTGGCTTGGTTTAAGGTGA
- a CDS encoding WD40 repeat domain-containing protein, with translation MLLGVASATAVAPLCPISSTVLAETQVISQTQAIPVPEPSTNFTNPLLLYSFRENTGTIKSLAFSPDSKILVGGGAENEGIIRMWNTLTGKKIAMINRAHKTSVESILISPDGQTLASCSSDNTINLWNLGNNRFTRSFVGHTSNVLSLAVTPDGKILASGALDGIRLWDLLQQRPLATLVRFDNFIYSLAISPDGQTLVSGDRRGTIKFWDLNSGKLIRTVPDAHLNAITKIVFTPDGSNFVSASRDRTIKIWDTNTGTPVRTLTGHNNWVNAITISPNGQTLASAGRDGIKLWNLTTGELLNTLYGHTDWVSSIAFSPNGTMLASGGFDRRVNIWLAQ, from the coding sequence ATGCTGCTGGGTGTAGCAAGTGCTACTGCTGTTGCTCCTCTATGTCCAATTTCTTCTACCGTTCTTGCTGAAACTCAAGTTATATCTCAAACTCAAGCTATACCAGTTCCCGAACCATCTACTAACTTTACCAATCCACTATTGCTATATAGTTTTAGAGAAAATACGGGAACAATTAAATCTCTTGCCTTCAGTCCTGATAGTAAAATTCTTGTCGGTGGCGGGGCGGAAAACGAGGGAATTATCCGTATGTGGAATACGTTAACTGGTAAAAAAATTGCCATGATTAACAGAGCACACAAGACATCGGTGGAATCTATATTGATTTCGCCAGACGGTCAAACTTTAGCAAGTTGTAGCTCTGACAACACCATTAACCTTTGGAATTTGGGCAATAATCGGTTTACTCGTTCTTTTGTGGGGCATACCAGCAATGTGCTATCCCTAGCAGTGACTCCAGATGGTAAAATCCTTGCTAGTGGTGCGTTAGATGGTATCAGGTTGTGGGATTTGCTACAACAGCGCCCGCTTGCAACGTTGGTGCGCTTTGACAATTTTATTTATTCACTAGCAATTAGCCCTGATGGTCAAACACTTGTCAGTGGAGACAGAAGAGGTACTATTAAGTTTTGGGATTTAAATTCTGGAAAATTAATTCGCACAGTTCCAGATGCTCATTTGAACGCTATCACCAAAATAGTTTTTACCCCAGATGGAAGTAATTTTGTGAGTGCTAGTCGCGATCGCACAATCAAAATTTGGGATACTAACACCGGAACACCCGTTCGTACTCTAACAGGGCATAACAACTGGGTTAATGCAATTACCATCAGCCCCAACGGGCAAACCCTTGCAAGTGCGGGCAGAGATGGAATTAAACTGTGGAATTTAACAACAGGTGAGTTATTAAATACACTTTACGGGCATACCGATTGGGTGAGCAGCATTGCTTTTAGTCCTAATGGAACAATGCTTGCTAGTGGGGGATTTGACAGGAGAGTTAATATTTGGCTGGCTCAATAG